Proteins encoded by one window of Vigna radiata var. radiata cultivar VC1973A chromosome 5, Vradiata_ver6, whole genome shotgun sequence:
- the LOC106760300 gene encoding putative lactoylglutathione lyase: MGSYTECFGMKLLRQRDIPDEKYANAFLGFGPEESHFVVELTYNYGVTSYEIGDGFGHFAIATQDIYKSVEXVRAKGGSITREPGPVQGGTTVIRPSAMGAPNHDGLDFAHGFKARPLNKKQASDANELESFLSTRQSSGGSNI, from the exons ATGG GTTCTTATACAGAATGCTTTGGAATGAAGCTTTTAAGGCAAAGAGATATCCCGGATGAAAAATATGCCAATGCTTTTCTTGGATTTGGCCCTGAAGAATCCCATTTTGTTGTCGAATTAACATATA ATTATGGGGTGACCTCGTATGAGATAGGGGATGGCTTTGGACATTTTGCAATTGCAACTCAGGAT ATTTACAAATCGGTTGAGNTCGTCCGAGCCAAGGGAGGAAGCATCACTAGGGAGCCTGGACCAGTTCAGGGTGGGACTACTGTCATCCG GCCATCTGCCATGGGTGCTCCAAATCATGATGGGTTGGATTTTGCACATGGTTTTAAAGCTCGGCCTCTTAATAAGAAG caAGCTAGTGATGCAAATGAGCTCGAGTCTTTTTTGAGTACAAGACAATCATCTGGTGGAAGTAATATTTAG